A DNA window from Augochlora pura isolate Apur16 chromosome 9, APUR_v2.2.1, whole genome shotgun sequence contains the following coding sequences:
- the LOC144474966 gene encoding signal peptide peptidase, whose protein sequence is MASEINEIVAQISENVTERNATIPGKISSTPEGMAIAYGSLIIMAVLPIFFGSYRAVKHHMEYQANYEEEGAPETMTCKDAMIYPFICSFTLVGLYVAYKVCPENYINVILVSYFLFLGIFSLCNVTSPLISSLVPAAIPKTQYHFMFTSGEGENAESIIAYKFNLHDCVCLVCCSLIGAWYVLKKHWIANNLFGIAFAINGVEQLHLNNVVTGCILLFGLLLYDAFWVFGTDVMVTVAKSFEVPIKLVFPQDLLEKGLTANNFAMLGLGDIVLPGIFIALLLRFDNSLSRKSNVYFYATFFAYFMGLLITMLIMHLFNHAQPALLYLVPACLGTPILLALVKGDIKALFSYEDYPKVVPDKKQEKQTQVESKKTS, encoded by the exons ATGGCAAGCGAGATTAATGAAATCGTTGCCCAAATTAGTGAAAATGTGACGGAAAGAAATGCCACGATACCtggaaaaatatcgtcgactCCTGAAGGAATGGCCATAGCTTACGGGAGCTTGATCATTATGGCCGTTTTGCCGATTTTCTTTGGCAGCTATCGGGCTGTTAAACACCATATGGAGTATCAG GCAAATTATGAAGAGGAAGGAGCACCGGAGACAATGACTTGTAAAGATGCAATGATATATCCATTTATTTGTAGTTTTACATTAGTTGGACTCTATGTGGCATACAAG GTATGTCCAGAGAACTATATCAATGTAATTTTGGTTAGTTACTTTCTCTTCCTAGGTATCTTTTCCTTGTGTAATGTTACCag TCCATTAATTTCATCATTGGTACCTGCTGCTATTCCAAAAACACAGTATCATTTCATGTTCACCAGTGGAGAAGGTGAAAATGCAGAATCAATAATAGCCTATAAGTTTAATCTTCATGATTGTGTTTGTCTGGTTTGTTGTTCCCTTATTGGAGCATGGTATGTTCTCAAAAag CATTGGATAGCGAACAATTTGTTTGGCATTGCATTCGCGATCAATGGAGTGGAACAGTTGCATTTGAACAATGTTGTAACAGGATGCATCTTGCTCTTTGGGCTTCTTCTCTATGATGCATTCTGGGTTTTTGGTACAGACGTCATGGTGACGGTCGCAAAATCATTCGAAGTGCCAATTAAATTAGTGTTCCCGCAAGATTTACTAGAGAAAGGTCTTACCGCGAATAATTTCGCTATGCTAGGCTTGGGAGACATCGTTTTACCTGGAATTTTCATCGCGCTTCTATTGCGATTCGACAACAGCTTAAGCAGAAAGTCGAACGTCTATTTCTATGCCACCTTCTTCGCATACTTCATGGGACTGCTGATCACGATGTTGAtcatgcatttatttaatcacgCGCAACCGGCCCTTCTGTACTTGGTGCCCGCTTGTTTGGGCACTCCTATACTGTTGGCGTTAGTGAAAGGAGATATAAAAGCGCTATTTTC TTATGAGGATTATCCAAAAGTTGTACCAGACAAAAAACAGGAGAAACAGACGCAAGTAGAATCAAAGAAGACGTCGTAA
- the LOC144474968 gene encoding proteasome subunit beta type-2, translated as MECLIGIKFKDFVLVAADMTTAHSIMVMKNDEHKIHKISEKLVMAVSGESGDTTQFSEYIGKNIQLYKMRNGYELAPRAAACFTRRNLADYLRSRTPYFVNLLMAGYDDNTGPELFFIDYLASCVSVPYAAHGYGGFFSLAIMDRYHKLDSTEEEAYDLMKMCIREIQKRLIVNLPNFKVQKVSKDGIKELESITAKTLAIEDATKS; from the exons ATGGAGTGtttaattggaataaaatttaaagatttcGTGTTGGTCGCGGCTGACATGACTACAGCCCACTCAATCATGGTGATGAAGAACG ACGAACATAAAATCCATAAGATCTCTGAGAAGCTAGTGATGGCAGTTTCTGGAGAATCCGGTGACACAACACAATTTTCTGAGTACATAGGAAAGAATATACAACTttataaaatgagaaatggTTATGAATTGGCACCGAGAGCAGCTGCATGTTTCACAAGGAGAAACCTGGCTGATTATCTTAGAAGTAGAACACCGTACTTTGTAAATTTACTAATGGCTGGCTACGACGATAACACTGGaccagaattatttttcattgattacTTAGCATCTTGTGTTAGTGTACCTTATGCAGCACATGGCTATGGAGGCTTTTTCTCTTTGGCTATTATGGATAGGTATCACAAACTAg ATTCTACGGAAGAAGAGGCATATGATTTAATGAAGATGTGTATCAGAGAAATTCAAAAACGTTTAATAGTTAATCTTCCTAATTTCAAAGTACAGAAGGTATCCAAAGATGGAATAAAAGAATTGGAGTCCATTACTGCCAAAACTTTGGCAATAGAAGATGCTACTAAATCGTAA